Proteins from one Synechococcales cyanobacterium CNB genomic window:
- a CDS encoding dCTP deaminase, protein MPVLCDSQIRRLVRIEPFEDAVKRPGRISYGVSSYGYDVRVGSRFKIFTPTPRHGDVAVVDPKRFSDDFMVEVDTAKTGTEYVIIPPNSFALCETVEFVEVPRDVLAICVGKSTYARCGLIVNVTPLEPEWRGRITLEISNTTPLPARVYANEGIAQLVFLKAEMACERSYADKGGKYQNQEGLTLPRVD, encoded by the coding sequence GTGCCCGTGCTCTGCGACAGCCAGATCCGACGGCTCGTCCGCATCGAGCCTTTCGAGGATGCCGTCAAGCGGCCGGGACGCATCTCCTACGGCGTCTCCAGCTACGGCTACGACGTCCGAGTCGGCTCCCGGTTCAAGATCTTCACCCCCACGCCGCGCCACGGCGACGTCGCCGTCGTGGACCCCAAACGCTTCAGCGACGACTTCATGGTCGAAGTGGACACCGCAAAGACCGGCACAGAGTACGTCATCATCCCGCCCAACTCCTTCGCGCTCTGTGAGACCGTCGAGTTCGTCGAAGTACCACGCGACGTGCTCGCCATCTGCGTGGGCAAGAGCACCTACGCACGCTGCGGCCTGATCGTGAACGTCACGCCGCTGGAGCCGGAGTGGCGCGGACGCATCACCCTCGAGATCAGCAACACCACGCCTCTCCCGGCGCGGGTGTACGCCAACGAGGGCATCGCGCAACTCGTCTTCCTGAAGGCGGAGATGGCCTGCGAACGCAGTTACGCGGACAAGGGCGGCAAATACCAGAACCAGGAAGGGCTGACACTGCCGAGGGTGGACTAG